In one window of Megalops cyprinoides isolate fMegCyp1 chromosome 24, fMegCyp1.pri, whole genome shotgun sequence DNA:
- the egfra gene encoding epidermal growth factor receptor has translation MKNARKTMAMQAEFGIVFACLIALGGCVLPEKKVCQGITNRLTLLGTREDHYRNLVRVYSNCTVVLENLEITYTEEHHDLSFLRTIQEVGGYVLIALNKVDTIPLENLRIIRGHTLYENKYALAVLSNYDNDGKNRNFTKGVRSLPLRSLTEILKGGVKFLNNHLMCNVETIQWFDIVNKNQNPPMTYPLASTGQHCKKCDPGCFNGSCWAPGPENCQTLTKLNCAEQCSQRCKGPKPIDCCNEHCAAGCTGPRPTDCLACRAFQDEGTCKDACPRLMLYDPNTHQLAVNPDGKYSFGATCVKSCPHNYVVTDHGACVRTCSANTYEVDENGVRKCKKCDGPCPKACSGLGMGKLVGVLSINASNIDSFRNCTKINGDVSIIRTTFKGDRFTNTSKLDPSKLEIFKTVKEISGYLLIQAWPENLTSLSPFENLEIIRGRTKQLGTVSFAATNIPITHLGLRSLKEVSDGDVIIRGNRNLCYTNQEHWKKLFRSEKQNARVENNANAVACAQQNSTCDEMCGADGCWGPGPTMCLSCLHFNRRGRCVGSCNLLEGDPREFEVDKTCQECDPECLPQNGTQTCSGPGPDKCVECAHFKDGPHCVPKCPHGVPGEGDTYIWKYADKMRECQPCHENCTQGCTGPGFEGCDTKRSSNLSSIAAGVVGGLLGFVIVALAIFVLLRRRHIKRKRTLRRLLQERELVEPLTPSGEAPNQALLRILKETEFKKIKVLGSGAFGTVYKGLWVPEGEDVKIPVAIKVLREATSPKANKEILDEAYVMASVDNPHVCRLLGICLTSTVQLITQLMPHGCLLDYVKENKDNIGSQYLLNWCVQIAKGMSYLEDRHLVHRDLAARNVLVKTPQHVKITDFGLAKLLNSDEKEYHADGGKVPIKWMALESILHRTYTHQSDVWSYGVTVWELMTFGTKPYDGIPASEIAGVLEKGERLPQPPICTIDVYMIMVKCWMIDADSRPRFRELVAEFTKMARDPQRYLVIQGDERMHLPSPTDSKFYRTLINDEDMADAVDADEYLVPYHGFFSSPSTSRTQLLHSTSLNSSIGACQTRNGNGFPMRENSVILRYIPDPTERFLESDFQPAPDYVNQNGNCASASNSMYQRPAPPRFALPTVASDETETEYLNCFKNSSEGPEYLNTTQPGLPELDLNGPRHCGQKLGPQTSLDNPDYQQEFTPPVKSRANGHLPAAENVEYLGLAVQAEVH, from the exons tgtgcCAGGGCATCACCAACCGGCTGACCCTCCTGGGGACGCGAGAGGACCACTACAGGAACCTGGTGAGGGTGTACAGCAACTGCACGGTGGTGCTGGAGAACCTTGAGATCACCTACACCGAGGAGCACCATGACCTGTCCTTCCTCAGG ACAATTCAGGAGGTGGGTGGCTACGTGCTGATCGCTCTCAACAAGGTGGACACCATCCCTCTGGAGAACCTGCGCATCATCCGAGGCCACACCCTCTACGAAAACAAGTATGCCCTGGCTGTCCTTTCCAACTATGACAATGATGGCAAGAACCGGAACTTCACCAAGGGAGTGAGATCACTGCCATTAAGGAGCCTGACAG aaaTCCTTAAAGGGGGTGTGAAATTCCTGAACAACCATCTGATGTGCAATGTGGAGACAATACAGTGGTTTGATATTGTGAACAAGAACCAAAATCCCCCCATGACATATCCTCTAGCCAGTACAGGCCAGCACT GTAAAAAATGTGACCCAGGTTGTTTCAACGGATCCTGTTGGGCTCCAGGCCCTGAAAACTGCCAAACCT TGACCAAGCTGAACTGCGCAGAGCAGTGCTCCCAGAGGTGCAAGGGACCCAAACCCATCGACTGCTGCAACGAGCACTGCGCGGCGGGCTGCACCGGGCCCCGCCCCACCGACTGCCTG GCCTGCCGGGCCTTCCAGGACGAGGGGACGTGTAAGGACGCCTGCCCGCGCCTCATGCTCTACGACCCCAACACCCACCAGCTGGCCGTCAACCCGGACGGGAAGTACAGCTTCGGGGCCACCTGCGTCAAGAGTTGCCCAC atAATTATGTGGTGACTGACCACGGTGCATGTGTTCGGACCTGCAGCGCAAACACGTATGAGGTGGATGAGAACGGGGTCAGGAAGTGCAAGAAGTGTGATGGCCCATGCCCAAAAG CTTGCAGCGGACTAGGGATGGGAAAGCTTGTTGGTGTCCTGTCAATCAATGCCTCCAACATCGACTCCTTCAGGAACTGCACAAAAATCAATGGAGATGTTTCCATCATTCGCACCACCTTTAAGGG tgacagATTCACTAATACATCCAAGCTAGACCCGTCAAAGCTGgaaatttttaaaacagttaaagAAATATCAG ggtaTCTGCTGATACAGGCCTGGCCAGAAAACCTGACCTCCCTCAGCCCATTTGAAAACCTGGAAATCATCCGTGGAAGGACCAAACAGCT AGGCACTGTGAGCTTCGCCGCCACCAACATTCCTATCACCCACCTGGGCCTGCGGTCACTGAAGGAGGTCAGCGACGGTGACGTGATCATCAGGGGCAACCGCAACCTGTGTTACACCAATCAGGAGCACTGGAAGAAGCTGTTCAGGTCCGAGAAACAGAACGCTCGAGTGGAGAATAACGCCAATGCTGTCGCCTGCG ccCAGCAGAACAGCACCTGCGACGAGATGTGCGGGGCAGATGGCTGCTGGGGTCCTGGCCCCACCATGTGCCTGTCGTGCCTGCACTTCAACCGTAGGGGGCGCTGCGTGGGCTCCTGTAACTTATTGGAGGG TGATCCACGAGAGTTTGAGGTGGACAAGACATGTCAGGAATGCGACCCAGAATGCCTTCCCCAAAATGGAACCCAGACTTGTAGTGGACCA GGTCCTGATAAGTGTGTGGAGTGTGCCCACTTCAAAGATGGCCCCCACTGTGTCCCCAAGTGCCCTCACGGGGTCCCGGGCGAGGGCGACACCTACATCTGGAAGTACGCTGACAAGATGAGGGAGTGCCAGCCGTGCCACGAGAACTGCACGCAAGG ATGCACTGGCCCTGGCTTTGAAGGATGTGACACTAAAAG GAGCTCCAATCTGTCCTCGATTGCGGCGGGCGTGGTGGGCGGCCTGCTGGGCTTCGTAATTGTCGCCCTGGCCATCTTCGTCCTGCTGCGCAGGCGCCATATCAAGAGGAAGAGGACTCTGCGGAGactgctgcaggagagagag TTAGTTGAACCCCTAACCCCTAGTGGAGAGGCGCCCAACCAGGCACTTCTACGGATCCTGAAGGAGACTGAGTTCAAGAAGATCAAGGTTCTGGGATCTGGGGCATTTGGCACTGTCTACAAG GGACTATGGGTTCCAGAAGGGGAGGATGTGAAGATTCCAGTGGCTATCAAGGTTTTGAGAGAGGCTACATCACCTAAAGCCAACAAGGAGATCTTGGAT GAGGCGTACGTGATGGCCAGTGTGGACAACCCGCACGTGTGCCGCCTGCTGGGCATCTGCCTGACCTCCACCGTGCAACTCATCACCCAGCTCATGCCCCACGGCTGCCTGCTGGACTACGTCAAGGAGAACAAGGACAACATTGGCTCCCAGTACCTGCTCAACTGGTGTGTGCAGATAGCTAAG GGGATGAGCTACCTGGAGGATCGTCACCTGGTCCATCGTGACTTGGCAGCCAGGAACGTGCTGGTCAAGACCCCCCAGCACGTCAAGATCACTGACTTTGGCCTGGCCAAGCTCCTCAATTCCGACGAGAAAGAGTACCATGCCGACGGGGGAAAG GTGCCAATCAAATGGATGGCCCTGGAGTCCATCCTGCACCGGACGTACACTCACCAGAGCGACGTGTGGAGCTATG GTGTGACAGTGTGGGAGCTGATGACATTCGGGACGAAGCCATACGATGGCATCCCGGCCAGCGAGATCGCCGGGGTCCTGGAGAAGGGGGAGCGGCTTCCCCAGCCACCCATATGCACCATAGACGTCTACATGATCATGGTCAAAT gcTGGATGATTGACGCGGACAGCAGGCCCCGGTTCCGCGAGCTCGTCGCCGAGTTCACCAAGATGGCCCGAGATCCACAGCGTTACCTGGTCATTCAG GGTGACGAAAGGATGCATCTTCCCAGTCCCACTGACTCCAAATTCTACCGCACCCTGATCAACGACGAAGACATGGCCGACGCAGTAGATGCGGACGAGTACCTGGTCCCCTACCACGGATTCTTCAGCAGTCCCAGCACGTCCCGCACACAGCTCCTCCACTCCACG agttTGAACAGCAGCATAGGAGCCTGCCAAACCAGGAATGGG AACGGCTTCCCGATGAGGGAGAATAGTGTGATTCTACGCTACATCCCCGACCCAACTGAGAGGTTCTTGGAATCAGACTTCCAGCCTGCTCCAG ACTACGTGAACCAGAATGGGAACTGTGCGTCTGCATCAAACTCCATGTACCAGCGTCCCGCGCCCCCTCGCTTCGCCCTCCCCACGGTGGCGTCCGACGAGACGGAGACGGAGTA